From Amycolatopsis sp. WQ 127309:
CCAGACCGGCCGCCGCCGGCGCCCGCCCCGGCGGCAGGAGCGCCGCCACGGCGACCGCCGCCGCCGGAACCGCGGCGGTCGGTGGAGCCCGAAGCTCCGGCCGCCGCCGGGGCGCCCGACCTGCGGCCCGAACCCGAGCCGCGGCCCGGCTCCGATGACTGCGTGCGGCGGTCCGACCGCGGCTGGTCGTCGCGGCGGGACTGGGAGTTCGCCCGGGCCCGCTGGCCGCCGCGGTTCTCCTTCGGCGCGCCCGCGCCACCGTGGCGTCCGCCGCGGGCCGGGCGCTCTTCGCCGTCGCGCACGCGGGCCGGGCGGGCCGCGCCCGAAGCCGTGACCTTCTTCGGGCGGTTGTCCACCGGGGGTCGCTTCGGCGCCGCCGTGAACGACCGTTCGCCCGGGGCCAGCTCCGCCAGCAGCGGGTGGCCCGGGCCGAGCTGGGTGGTGGTCGGCTTGATGCCGGCCTTGCGGGTGAGGTCGCGGACGTCGCGGACCTGCTCGTCGGTCATCAGCGTGACGACCGTGCCGGATGCGCCGGCGCGCGCGGTGCGGCCCGAGCGGTGCAGGTACGCCTTGTGCTCGACCGGCGGGTCGGCGTGGATGACCAGCCGGACGTCGTCGACGTGGATGCCGCGGGCCGCGATGTCCGTCGCGACCAGCGTCTTGGCCGCGCCCGAGGAGAACGCCTCGAGGTTGCGCGTGCGCGCGTTCTGGCCGAGGTTGCCGTGCAGCTCGACGGCCGGGACACCCGACGCCACCAGCTTGCGGGTCAGCGCCTTCGCGCGGCTCTTCGTCCGGGTGAACACGAGCGTGCGGCCCGGCGCCGCGGTGAGGTCGACCAGCACCGGCAGCCGGTGGGTCTCCTCGAGGTGCAGGACGTGGTGCTCCATCGTCGAGACCGGCGACTGCGCCGAGTCGACGCTGTGCGTGATCGGGTTGCTCATGAAGCGCTTGACCAGCACGTCGACGCCGTTGTCCAGGGTCGCGGAGAACAGCATCCGCTGGCCGCGGGACGGCGTCGCGTCCATGATCCGCCGCACCTCGGGCAGGAAGCCCAGGTCGGCCATGTGG
This genomic window contains:
- a CDS encoding DEAD/DEAH box helicase, whose amino-acid sequence is MSTFAELGLPTTLVDALAAQGVTEPFPIQAATLPHTLAGRDVLGRGRTGSGKTYGFVLPVLARLSAGPTRRKPGRPRALILAPTRELATQIEASILPLAKPLGLRTTTIFGGVSANPQITKLRDGVDIVVACPGRLADHMRSGHVKLDAIEITVLDEADHMADLGFLPEVRRIMDATPSRGQRMLFSATLDNGVDVLVKRFMSNPITHSVDSAQSPVSTMEHHVLHLEETHRLPVLVDLTAAPGRTLVFTRTKSRAKALTRKLVASGVPAVELHGNLGQNARTRNLEAFSSGAAKTLVATDIAARGIHVDDVRLVIHADPPVEHKAYLHRSGRTARAGASGTVVTLMTDEQVRDVRDLTRKAGIKPTTTQLGPGHPLLAELAPGERSFTAAPKRPPVDNRPKKVTASGAARPARVRDGEERPARGGRHGGAGAPKENRGGQRARANSQSRRDDQPRSDRRTQSSEPGRGSGSGRRSGAPAAAGASGSTDRRGSGGGGRRGGAPAAGAGAGGGRSGGAAAFSSGTRAGARRGR